In Juglans microcarpa x Juglans regia isolate MS1-56 chromosome 8D, Jm3101_v1.0, whole genome shotgun sequence, the following are encoded in one genomic region:
- the LOC121243164 gene encoding amino-acid permease BAT1 homolog, giving the protein MAFREAHVGLNPRAMEIDSGEKRLNELGYKQELRREMNLFKTFAITFSTMALFIGTPLYGSSLLYAGPASMIWGYVVVTFFTWFVGFAMAEICSSFPTTGSLYFWAAHLAGPRWGPFASWCCAWLETIGVVSGIGATAYSGAQGLQIIILLSTGTNKGGGYLATRSVFLSMYIILTLIWAVLNSFALQVVAFLDMISVWWQVIGGFVIIVALPMIASPTQSASYVFTHFETSPETTGIHSKPYAVIMSVLLSQFCLYGYDTAAHLTEETKGADRTGPMAILCSIGIISAFGWAFILALTFSIQDPAYLYDPNNETAGALVPAQIIYDAFYGRYHSGTGAVIFLCIIWGTYFFAGLSVTASAARVVYALSRDGGVPFSKVWRKIHPKQKVPINAVWLCTAISIIIGLPILKSNVVYTAVISIGTIGWVGSYAVPIFARLVMDEKDFKPGPFYLGRASKPICLIAFLYISYTCSVFLLPTLYPLQWDTFNYAPIAIAVLLTLIMLWWVLDARKWFKGPARNIEFQNGAI; this is encoded by the exons ATGGCTTTTAGAGAGGCACATGTTGGCTTGAATCCCAGAGCTATGGAGATTGATTCAGGAGAAAAGCGGCTAAACGAGCTTGGATACAAGCAGGAACTCAGAAGAGAAATG AATTTATTCAAGACATTTGCGATAACATTTTCGACCATGGCACTTTTCATTGGAACTCCACTGTACGGATCTAGCCTACTATATGCAGGCCCTGCAAGCATGATATGGGGTTATGTTGTGGTCACCTTTTTCACCTGGTTTGTAGGATTTGCCATGGCTGAGATCTGCTCATCTTTTCCA ACTACTGGCTCCCTTTATTTTTGGGCTGCACACTTAGCTGGACCCCGGTGGGGGCCATTTGCATCCTGGTGCTGCGCTTGGCTAGAAACTATAGGTGTCGTTTCTGGAATCGGTGCAACG GCCTACTCTGGAGCACAGGGATTGCAGATAATAATTCTTTTGTCCACTGGGACAAACAAGGGTGGAGGCTACTTGGCAACAAGGAGCGTATTTTTGTCTATGTATATAATCCTTACCTTAATATGGGCAGTGCTGAACTCCTTTGCATTGCAAGTCGTTGCATTCCTCGACATGATTTCTGTATGGTGGCAG GTCATTGGCGGATTTGTTATAATAGTAGCTCTTCCCATGATAGCAAGCCCGACACAATCAGCATCATACGTTTTTACTCATTTCGAAACATCTCCCGAGACAACAGGCATACATAGCAAACCTTATGCAGTAATAATGTCAGTACTTCTAAGCCAATTCTGTTTGTATGGCTACGACACTGCGGCTCATCTCACTGAGGAAACCAAAGGCGCTGACAGAACTGGTCCCATGGCCATTCTTTGTAGCATAGGAATCATTTCAGCATTTGGATGGGCATTTATCTTAGCCCTTACTTTTAGCATCCAG GATCCTGCATATTTATATGATCCAAACAACGAAACAGCAGGTGCACTCGTTCCTGCACAGATAATTTATGATGCATTTTATGGAAGGTATCACAGTGGTACTGGAGCAGTAATTTTTCTCTGTATCATTTGGGGAACCTACTTCTTTGCAGGGCTCTCAGTCACTGCTAGTGCTGCTAGAGTA GTCTATGCACTATCCAGGGATGGAGGAGTTCCATTTTCAAAAGTCTGGAGAAAAATACATCCAAAACAGAAAGTTCCAATAAATGCAGTGTGGTTGTGCACAGCCATTTCCATTATCATAGGACTTCCCATCTTGAAATCCAATGTAGTTTACACTGCTGTCATTTCCATTGGTACAATTGGATGGGTGGGAAGCTATGCTGTCCCAATTTTTGCCAGGCTGGTCATGGATGAGAAGGATTTTAAACCAGGTCCCTTCTATTTGGGAAGAGCAAGCAAGCCAATTTGCTTGATAGCTTTCTTATACATATCTTATACTTGTTCAGTCTTTCTGTTGCCAACTCTTTACCCTCTACAATGGGATACTTTCAACTATGCACCTATAGCTATTGCTGTATTATTGACACTGATAATGCTTTGGTGGGTGTTGGATGCAAGGAAATGGTTCAAGGGACCAGCGAGGAATATTGAATTCCAGAATGGAGCCATTTAA